In one window of Leptospira sp. WS92.C1 DNA:
- a CDS encoding DUF1564 domain-containing protein — protein MEILSLDSERKIESALIEGGIGIDSILIPLSYWNDLDLVERKLLSKKLPYLLRRYTKYVASMKRLYWRAGKIKYNWGVGKMKKMSIRVNTGAWAMLGALAAAHGVSRCFMFNYLLWLDDIGVGDSIVETVNLGVPRFHGVYRMIWTLNLQENRIIREFNFDPNPMTDQSPYHLHRHPT, from the coding sequence ATGGAAATTCTTTCACTGGATTCCGAAAGGAAAATCGAATCGGCTTTGATTGAGGGAGGAATCGGAATCGATTCGATTTTGATCCCTCTTTCGTACTGGAATGATTTAGACTTGGTTGAAAGGAAGCTTCTTTCGAAAAAGTTACCGTATCTTTTGCGACGATATACGAAGTATGTCGCTTCGATGAAAAGGCTTTATTGGAGAGCGGGTAAGATCAAATACAACTGGGGTGTTGGAAAAATGAAGAAGATGAGCATCCGGGTGAATACGGGGGCTTGGGCGATGTTGGGTGCTTTGGCTGCCGCGCACGGGGTGTCGAGATGTTTTATGTTTAATTATTTGCTTTGGCTGGATGATATTGGGGTGGGAGATTCTATTGTAGAAACTGTAAACCTAGGAGTTCCTAGATTTCATGGGGTTTACAGAATGATCTGGACTCTCAATTTACAAGAAAATCGAATTATCAGAGAATTCAACTTCGATCCAAATCCAATGACAGACCAATCTCCCTATCATTTGCACAGGCACCCAACGTAA
- a CDS encoding queuosine precursor transporter yields the protein MPLSRPLKLLIVLNAFFLTFLILAEVTGSKLFVSFGFTLTLGVIPFPVTFIITDLLNEYYGRKGVRFTTLVGMVMIFVAYFLLMLDMSIPAATNSPVDDHSFNVVFSNSGKVIVGSIVAYLIGQLIDIQIFHFIRVKTKNKYIWLRATGSTIVSQLVDSFVVIYIALSGGKLTFQELNQISTNNFIYKCGVAIAITPLIYAAHKTIDWYLGANAEVMIQSAMDEGRSNVEPISPGEKDSYRKS from the coding sequence ATGCCTCTTTCCAGACCCTTGAAATTATTGATCGTTCTCAACGCATTCTTTCTAACATTCTTGATCTTAGCGGAAGTCACAGGTTCCAAACTTTTTGTCTCCTTCGGTTTTACTCTGACCTTGGGTGTGATTCCGTTTCCGGTGACATTTATCATAACGGATCTTTTAAACGAGTATTACGGCCGAAAAGGAGTTCGTTTTACGACTCTTGTGGGAATGGTGATGATCTTTGTCGCCTATTTCTTGCTGATGCTGGACATGTCGATTCCTGCAGCGACCAATTCTCCCGTAGACGATCATTCCTTTAACGTTGTATTTTCAAACTCGGGAAAGGTCATCGTGGGCTCAATCGTCGCCTATCTTATCGGACAACTCATCGATATTCAGATCTTTCACTTCATTCGGGTCAAAACCAAGAACAAGTATATCTGGTTGAGGGCCACGGGTTCTACCATCGTTTCTCAGCTCGTGGATTCTTTTGTAGTAATCTATATCGCTCTGAGCGGAGGGAAACTCACATTTCAAGAACTCAATCAAATATCCACGAACAATTTTATCTACAAATGCGGGGTCGCGATCGCAATTACTCCCCTGATCTACGCAGCCCACAAAACAATCGATTGGTATTTGGGAGCGAACGCAGAAGTGATGATTCAGTCCGCGATGGACGAAGGTCGATCCAACGTGGAACCGATTTCTCCGGGCGAAAAGGATTCTTACCGTAAAAGTTAG
- the uvrA gene encoding excinuclease ABC subunit UvrA has translation MQEIRIRGAREHNLKNINVDIPRDKLVVITGLSGSGKSSLAFDTIYAEGQRRYVESLSSYARQFLGQMEKPDLDLIEGLSPAISIEQKTTHRNPRSTVGTVTEIYDYLRLLYARVGIPHCPECGIPIESMSIDQITARVLSFPVGTKLQILAPVIAGKKGEHKDVLEKIRKDGFNRVRINGEIRTLDEEIVLKKNFKTSIEIVVDRIVMKDGIRSRLADSVETALKQSEGLVVLDDGTKDHILSQKMSCPNGHDIGFTELSPRMFSFNSPYGACDVCDGLGSLLEFDEDLLVSDPELSLVDGCIEAWAGSKSNGFWFMATLKSLSDSLKFKMNTPWKNLPEKTRQTILNGDKKIKIEYDFRGANSHYEFTKEYEGVIPNLQRRYKETKSDSMRQWFESYMTNHPCPSCKGKRLKRESLSVKVHGVPVDEFSAYSIEKALGFVSNLKVTGSEEIIAKPILKEIHQRLSFLNDVGVGYLTLERSAGSLSGGEAQRIRLATQIGSRLMGVLYILDEPSIGLHQRDNTKLIATLKDLRDLGNTVLVVEHDHETMEESDWLIDMGPGAGVHGGSIVCAGTPTFVANHKDSLTGKYLSGRMSIPIPEKLRKGNGLLLEIFGARENNLKDIDVVIPLGKLVVITGVSGSGKSTLINDILYNAAAHKVMKMKTLAGKHKSIKGFQHIDKIINIDQSPIGRTPRSNPATYTGLFTPIREMFTGLEEAKIRGYGPGRFSFNVSGGRCETCQGDGILKIEMHFLPDVYVTCEVCKGKRYNQETLEVRYKGKNIFDVLEMTVEDANQFFENIPIVKRKLETLLEVGLGYIRLGQPATTFSGGEAQRIKLATELSKRPTGKTLYILDEPTTGLHFEDVRRLSEVLHTLVDRGNSMLVIEHNLDVIKQADWIIDMGPEGGDGGGQVIAEGVPKEVAKVKNSYTGQYLKKIFATDKKKTG, from the coding sequence TTGCAGGAAATCAGGATTCGAGGGGCAAGAGAGCATAACCTGAAGAATATCAACGTGGATATTCCCAGAGACAAGCTCGTCGTCATCACAGGTTTGTCCGGTTCGGGTAAATCTTCCCTCGCCTTTGATACGATCTATGCGGAAGGTCAAAGAAGATACGTGGAAAGTTTGTCCTCGTATGCGAGACAATTTTTGGGTCAGATGGAAAAACCGGATTTGGATCTGATCGAAGGTCTTTCTCCGGCTATTTCCATAGAACAAAAAACGACACATCGAAACCCGAGATCGACGGTGGGAACCGTCACCGAAATTTACGATTATCTCCGTCTTTTATACGCAAGAGTGGGAATTCCTCATTGTCCGGAATGTGGGATTCCGATCGAATCCATGTCGATCGATCAAATCACCGCAAGAGTGCTTTCCTTTCCTGTCGGAACGAAACTTCAGATTCTCGCTCCCGTGATCGCCGGAAAAAAGGGAGAGCACAAGGATGTTTTGGAAAAAATCCGCAAGGACGGATTCAATCGTGTTCGCATTAACGGAGAAATCCGAACCTTGGACGAAGAGATCGTATTAAAAAAGAATTTTAAAACTTCCATAGAAATTGTAGTCGATCGGATCGTGATGAAGGACGGAATCCGAAGTCGTCTCGCGGATTCGGTGGAAACCGCTCTCAAACAATCCGAAGGTCTCGTTGTCTTAGACGACGGAACCAAAGATCATATATTGTCTCAAAAGATGTCCTGTCCGAACGGACACGATATCGGATTTACAGAACTTTCTCCCAGGATGTTTTCCTTCAATTCTCCGTATGGAGCTTGTGACGTCTGCGACGGTTTAGGAAGTTTATTGGAATTTGACGAGGATCTTCTCGTCAGCGATCCGGAACTTTCTCTTGTGGACGGTTGCATCGAAGCCTGGGCCGGTTCCAAAAGCAACGGGTTCTGGTTTATGGCGACTCTCAAGTCCTTATCCGATTCCTTAAAATTCAAGATGAACACCCCTTGGAAAAATCTTCCCGAAAAAACGAGACAGACCATTTTGAACGGAGATAAGAAAATCAAAATTGAATATGATTTTCGGGGTGCGAATTCTCATTATGAATTTACAAAAGAATACGAAGGTGTGATTCCGAATCTTCAGAGAAGATATAAGGAAACAAAATCCGATTCGATGCGTCAGTGGTTCGAATCGTATATGACCAATCATCCGTGTCCTTCCTGCAAAGGAAAACGTCTCAAACGCGAAAGCCTTTCCGTAAAAGTACACGGCGTTCCCGTAGATGAGTTTTCCGCGTATTCGATCGAAAAGGCTCTCGGTTTTGTCTCCAATCTAAAAGTCACTGGCTCCGAGGAAATCATTGCAAAACCGATTTTAAAAGAAATTCACCAGAGGCTTTCTTTTTTAAACGATGTCGGTGTAGGATATCTTACGCTCGAACGAAGCGCCGGTTCCTTGTCCGGTGGGGAGGCTCAGAGAATTCGTCTTGCGACTCAAATCGGATCTCGATTGATGGGAGTACTTTATATTTTGGACGAACCTTCGATCGGTCTTCACCAGAGGGACAACACGAAACTCATCGCTACTCTGAAAGATCTCCGCGATTTGGGAAACACGGTTCTCGTTGTCGAACATGATCATGAAACTATGGAAGAATCGGATTGGCTGATCGATATGGGGCCCGGAGCCGGCGTTCACGGCGGTTCCATCGTTTGTGCGGGAACTCCCACATTCGTAGCCAATCATAAGGACTCTCTTACCGGTAAATATTTGTCGGGAAGAATGAGCATCCCGATTCCTGAAAAGCTGAGAAAGGGAAACGGTCTTTTGCTCGAAATTTTCGGCGCTAGGGAAAATAATCTCAAAGACATAGACGTGGTCATCCCACTCGGAAAGTTAGTCGTCATTACCGGGGTTTCGGGTTCCGGAAAATCTACTCTGATCAACGACATTCTATATAACGCCGCCGCGCACAAGGTCATGAAGATGAAAACCTTGGCGGGAAAACACAAATCGATCAAGGGTTTTCAACATATCGATAAGATCATCAATATAGACCAGTCTCCGATCGGAAGAACTCCTCGCTCCAATCCCGCCACATACACGGGTCTTTTTACTCCGATCCGAGAAATGTTTACGGGGCTGGAAGAAGCAAAGATCCGAGGTTATGGTCCCGGAAGATTTAGCTTTAACGTCAGCGGGGGACGCTGCGAGACCTGTCAGGGAGACGGGATTCTCAAGATCGAAATGCACTTTTTGCCGGACGTATACGTGACTTGCGAGGTTTGCAAGGGGAAACGATACAATCAAGAAACATTAGAAGTTCGTTATAAAGGAAAAAATATCTTCGACGTTCTTGAAATGACCGTGGAGGATGCGAATCAGTTTTTTGAGAATATTCCGATTGTAAAACGGAAATTGGAAACTCTTTTGGAAGTGGGATTGGGTTATATTCGTCTTGGTCAACCCGCAACCACTTTTTCGGGCGGGGAAGCGCAGAGAATCAAACTTGCGACCGAACTTTCCAAAAGACCCACAGGAAAAACCTTGTATATCCTCGACGAGCCGACCACCGGTCTTCATTTTGAAGACGTTAGACGCCTTTCCGAGGTTCTTCACACTCTCGTGGATCGCGGAAATTCCATGCTTGTGATCGAACATAACTTGGATGTGATCAAACAGGCCGATTGGATCATTGATATGGGTCCCGAAGGCGGAGACGGAGGCGGTCAGGTGATCGCGGAAGGAGTTCCCAAAGAAGTGGCGAAAGTAAAAAATTCTTATACGGGGCAGTATCTCAAAAAGATTTTTGCGACCGATAAAAAGAAGACCGGCTGA
- a CDS encoding 2-isopropylmalate synthase, with amino-acid sequence MAIDQKDYVRIFDTTLRDGEQCPGAAMTENEKLEIAAQLSTMKVDIIEAGFPVSSPVQFQAVERIARETPGPIIAALARAMKADIESAAKALQPAKRKRIHTFIASSPIHMKYKLGKEPKEVLKMAIEAVKLCREFVDDVEFSPEDATRSEPEFLRELCEAVIEAGATTINIPDTVGYTTPAEYGNLFQFLLTNVRGSEKAIFSAHCHNDLGLATANSLAAVQNGARQIECTINGIGERAGNTAMEEVVMAMRTRKDTLGIQTLIKTEEIARASYLVKTITGMLVQPNKAIVGANAFAHESGIHQDGVIKHRETYEIMKPESVGFSSNRMVLGRHSGRAGFKDRIVKLGFNPQPEELEAGYQRFLEIADRKKEIFDEDIRALFSEETRKSTGDRYQLEGFTVSTGTKSTPTAGVRISIDGHVREESATGDGPVDAIYKAIQKTTGMDPEVSRLVISPVTEGQDAMAEASVTLEYKGDRVVGKGSSTDIMEACSRAYISALNRL; translated from the coding sequence ATGGCAATCGATCAGAAAGATTACGTTCGTATTTTTGATACCACACTTCGAGACGGAGAACAATGTCCCGGAGCAGCAATGACTGAAAACGAAAAACTCGAAATCGCGGCTCAACTTTCCACAATGAAAGTTGATATCATCGAGGCCGGATTTCCGGTTTCTTCTCCCGTCCAATTCCAAGCCGTGGAAAGAATCGCAAGAGAAACGCCAGGACCGATCATCGCCGCTCTCGCAAGAGCCATGAAAGCCGATATTGAATCCGCAGCTAAGGCCTTACAACCCGCAAAAAGAAAAAGAATTCATACATTCATCGCGTCCTCTCCGATTCATATGAAATACAAACTCGGAAAGGAACCCAAAGAAGTTTTAAAAATGGCGATCGAAGCCGTCAAACTTTGCAGAGAATTTGTGGACGACGTTGAATTTTCTCCGGAAGACGCAACCAGATCCGAACCCGAGTTTTTGAGAGAACTTTGCGAAGCGGTCATTGAAGCCGGCGCTACTACGATCAATATCCCGGACACAGTCGGATATACAACTCCTGCGGAATATGGAAATCTTTTTCAATTCTTGCTCACGAATGTGAGAGGATCCGAAAAAGCAATCTTCTCAGCCCATTGTCATAACGATCTTGGACTTGCTACTGCAAATTCTCTTGCAGCGGTTCAAAACGGTGCTCGCCAGATCGAATGTACGATCAACGGAATCGGAGAAAGAGCCGGAAATACAGCGATGGAAGAAGTGGTCATGGCGATGAGAACCCGTAAAGACACTCTTGGAATTCAAACTCTCATCAAAACCGAAGAAATCGCGCGTGCTTCCTATCTCGTAAAAACGATCACAGGAATGTTGGTTCAACCTAACAAAGCCATCGTGGGTGCAAACGCGTTCGCACACGAATCGGGAATTCACCAAGACGGTGTGATCAAACACAGAGAAACATACGAAATCATGAAACCGGAATCCGTCGGATTTTCATCCAACAGAATGGTTTTGGGAAGACACAGCGGTCGCGCCGGCTTCAAAGACCGAATCGTGAAACTCGGTTTTAACCCACAACCCGAAGAACTCGAAGCCGGCTATCAAAGATTTTTAGAAATCGCGGATCGTAAAAAAGAAATCTTTGACGAAGACATCCGTGCCCTGTTCTCCGAAGAAACTCGAAAATCCACCGGGGATCGTTATCAACTCGAGGGCTTTACTGTTTCCACAGGAACCAAAAGCACCCCAACCGCCGGCGTCAGAATTTCTATCGACGGTCATGTTCGAGAAGAATCCGCTACCGGTGACGGTCCGGTAGATGCAATTTACAAAGCGATCCAAAAAACGACCGGTATGGATCCTGAAGTTTCCAGACTCGTAATTTCTCCGGTTACCGAAGGCCAAGATGCTATGGCGGAAGCTTCCGTTACCCTTGAATACAAGGGAGATAGGGTCGTTGGTAAAGGAAGTTCGACGGATATCATGGAGGCCTGTTCGAGAGCATACATTTCGGCCCTCAATCGACTGTGA
- a CDS encoding L-threonylcarbamoyladenylate synthase, producing MPENKVNTLITDSPQEAARILLRGGLVIFPTETVYGIGASAFHHSACKRIYDVKKRPMDNPLILHVENITSLRVCALVETEGDLVFQKFSPGPITGIFPKHNQDLFTAGLKTVAVRIPSNPTAREFLEACGVPVAAPSANLSGKPSLTKLEYILEEFSGKVDCILQGEEPRIGIESTVIDFTEDPPVLLRPGFVDQKDLFSVLPNLRILNTLDEIAESPRSPGLKYRHYAPSCKVVLADSLQSAPQSVAQIGFTFFLNSIYQVRVSSNEEYMKFLYSFFVECDRRKIAEAWCEIPKEGRGREALLNRISKAVAK from the coding sequence TTGCCAGAAAACAAGGTTAACACTCTCATCACAGATTCTCCTCAGGAAGCGGCTCGGATTCTGCTCAGAGGAGGACTCGTTATCTTTCCCACCGAGACTGTTTACGGAATCGGAGCCTCGGCTTTTCATCATTCCGCGTGTAAACGAATCTACGATGTCAAAAAACGTCCTATGGACAATCCTCTGATCCTTCATGTGGAAAACATCACTTCTCTTAGGGTTTGTGCGTTAGTCGAAACAGAGGGTGATCTTGTCTTTCAAAAATTTTCACCGGGTCCGATCACAGGTATTTTTCCAAAACACAATCAGGATTTGTTTACCGCGGGTTTGAAAACGGTTGCCGTAAGAATTCCATCCAATCCGACTGCGAGAGAATTTTTAGAAGCCTGCGGGGTTCCTGTCGCCGCTCCCTCGGCAAACCTTTCCGGCAAACCTTCTTTAACAAAATTGGAATATATCTTGGAGGAATTTTCGGGCAAGGTGGATTGTATTCTCCAAGGAGAAGAACCGCGAATTGGAATCGAATCCACCGTGATCGACTTTACAGAGGATCCGCCCGTTCTTTTACGTCCGGGTTTTGTGGATCAAAAGGATTTGTTTTCCGTTCTTCCCAATTTAAGAATTTTAAATACGTTAGACGAAATTGCCGAGTCTCCCAGAAGTCCCGGATTGAAATATCGACACTACGCCCCGAGTTGCAAGGTGGTTCTTGCGGATTCTTTACAATCAGCACCCCAATCCGTCGCTCAGATCGGTTTTACTTTTTTTTTAAATTCGATCTATCAGGTTCGGGTTTCTTCCAACGAGGAATATATGAAATTCTTATATTCGTTTTTTGTGGAATGTGATCGCCGGAAGATTGCGGAGGCTTGGTGTGAAATTCCGAAAGAAGGGAGGGGCCGCGAAGCCCTTCTGAATCGGATTTCGAAAGCGGTCGCTAAATGA
- a CDS encoding glycosyl hydrolase family 18 protein → MAHEQEDKHNLPVGLTQPVPFQRNSEPKKKILFYSLAWFLLSIFSFSLGINLLKKDRSTLAGQSEAVRASSVGILSGIQDLFFPNKPVSQTETSHSAPESNSGFFSFAKEDGEMPEATLISKADENTAFRASTWFSDYEAMKKTVHLYNEIHPFIYGMKGRETNNGDLYSSWGSTQKHERVAELKKLNPNVKIIPTIFRWENKYEKISENIGMNGRNDIRDKHLSNILYELDTYGYDGIDIDYEGMSCEKKEKFEEFIVILSKEVHKRGKILSVAVHPKTAAKKETFKACKGLKEKIKMDYAENWRGPMTHDYAFLAKHADRIKIMAYELHPRKYRNPGPGPQAPNVWIKSIIEYAKARVPSHQLYMAIPTYGYDWALNCNSKIKSVYYQDAVRKKDLGIHRQPTNIDQIVANTKNSSSWTNLSKFSYVHSGKTYEDPSIWYKSEGCDRVAFYMNRKAFEDKMSLLRQYDLGGFSFWQLISDNDPGINDYLELLVSNKLPPVEKIKEPAIDPNAPATDTQTAPEEAKADTKHAEKVARKQG, encoded by the coding sequence ATGGCACACGAACAAGAAGACAAACACAATCTCCCGGTAGGCCTAACACAACCGGTTCCATTTCAGAGAAATTCTGAACCTAAAAAGAAAATCCTATTTTACTCTTTAGCATGGTTTTTACTTTCGATTTTTTCATTTTCATTGGGAATCAATCTTCTGAAAAAAGATCGTTCCACACTTGCAGGTCAATCCGAAGCGGTTCGCGCGAGTTCCGTAGGAATTCTGAGCGGAATCCAGGATTTGTTTTTTCCAAATAAACCCGTAAGCCAAACTGAAACATCTCATTCTGCTCCTGAATCGAATTCCGGATTTTTCTCTTTTGCAAAGGAAGACGGAGAAATGCCGGAAGCGACTTTGATTTCAAAAGCGGATGAAAATACCGCTTTTCGCGCTTCTACCTGGTTTTCCGATTATGAGGCGATGAAAAAAACGGTTCATCTCTACAACGAGATTCATCCTTTTATTTATGGGATGAAAGGTCGCGAGACAAACAACGGAGATCTTTATTCCAGTTGGGGAAGCACTCAAAAACACGAACGTGTTGCGGAACTCAAAAAGCTCAATCCGAATGTAAAGATCATTCCTACCATCTTTCGCTGGGAAAATAAATACGAAAAGATTTCCGAAAATATCGGGATGAACGGACGTAACGATATCCGCGACAAACATCTTTCCAACATTCTTTATGAATTGGATACATACGGTTATGACGGAATCGATATCGACTACGAAGGGATGAGCTGCGAGAAAAAAGAAAAGTTCGAAGAATTCATCGTAATCCTTTCCAAAGAAGTTCATAAACGCGGAAAAATTTTATCCGTCGCGGTTCACCCAAAAACAGCCGCTAAAAAGGAAACTTTTAAGGCCTGCAAGGGTTTGAAGGAAAAGATCAAGATGGATTACGCCGAAAATTGGAGAGGGCCGATGACTCATGACTATGCCTTTCTCGCAAAACACGCGGATCGCATTAAGATTATGGCATATGAATTGCATCCTCGTAAATACAGAAACCCAGGTCCGGGACCGCAAGCTCCGAATGTCTGGATCAAAAGCATCATAGAATACGCAAAAGCTAGAGTTCCATCCCATCAGTTGTATATGGCGATTCCCACTTATGGTTACGACTGGGCTCTCAATTGTAATTCAAAGATTAAGTCCGTTTATTATCAGGACGCGGTCCGCAAAAAGGATCTTGGGATTCACAGACAGCCGACAAACATCGATCAGATTGTCGCCAATACAAAAAATTCCAGTTCTTGGACCAATCTTTCCAAGTTTTCCTATGTTCATAGCGGAAAGACATACGAAGATCCGAGTATCTGGTATAAATCCGAAGGTTGCGATCGAGTTGCGTTTTATATGAATCGAAAAGCCTTTGAAGACAAAATGAGCTTGCTGAGACAATACGATCTGGGCGGTTTTTCTTTTTGGCAGTTGATCAGTGATAACGATCCAGGAATCAACGACTATCTAGAACTATTAGTTTCTAATAAACTTCCACCGGTTGAAAAAATCAAAGAACCGGCAATCGATCCGAATGCGCCTGCAACGGATACTCAAACCGCGCCGGAAGAAGCAAAGGCAGATACGAAACACGCGGAGAAAGTTGCCAGAAAACAAGGTTAA
- the sppA gene encoding signal peptide peptidase SppA has translation MFRNFFKIVFLPVRLFFQMIRWIRLRFFRGNHYFLEIPSEFSSYRKSFFMRLISSKEEDVFFTDFLLELKLLSQIPKLKKISILIQQPEYGFGETLSIAERLQILKESGIVLEGFALTGGLKTLFLLGICNRRFSSDASEFFPVLPSAESFFFGNAGKKWGVKVETFQSGPYKSFGESFQRDKFSPKAKENLNSLLKQMTQDLEELFKRHTGFALKTFSEPFLSARVLKNRKFIDEFLNEEDFRENFLYDGYQESEEKQKPTTKELDFSSLIRFSKFKNFKILSGKEPIIAILPLKGNIHHDTLGKGEGKTEGISYHAVKEALKELKEEISIKAVILEVDSPGGSAFVSELLYQEILKLGKKKPIYAYVQNVSASGGYYLSCAASKIYSSPYSIVGSIGSISMRMDLKNLYSKLGVTKDRVGFYKYRDILSEYGPIHPESKKLMEREIKESEGLFYKRVADARKIEISTLDQKYGQGKVFTASQFLKEKMIDSITDLLGIVEDIKKELKAEKVQLRYLPTLFTFQSFLRSLKPGFLANFMFSGKNLISSEEWNSISIKPNDSLKKKFLFSDAESLFNSNFWKQG, from the coding sequence ATGTTTCGAAATTTTTTCAAAATCGTATTTTTACCCGTTCGTCTTTTTTTTCAAATGATCCGTTGGATTCGATTGCGATTCTTTCGAGGCAATCACTACTTTTTGGAAATTCCGTCCGAGTTTTCCAGCTATCGCAAATCTTTTTTTATGAGATTGATCTCTTCCAAAGAAGAGGATGTTTTTTTCACCGACTTTCTCTTGGAGCTAAAACTTCTTTCTCAAATTCCGAAATTGAAAAAAATCTCCATTTTGATCCAACAACCCGAATATGGATTCGGAGAAACCCTAAGCATCGCGGAAAGACTGCAAATTCTCAAAGAATCCGGAATCGTTTTGGAAGGATTCGCGCTCACCGGAGGACTGAAAACTCTCTTTCTTTTGGGAATTTGCAACCGCCGATTTAGCTCGGATGCCTCCGAATTTTTTCCGGTGCTTCCGTCTGCAGAATCTTTTTTCTTCGGAAATGCTGGAAAAAAATGGGGAGTCAAGGTGGAAACCTTTCAGAGCGGACCTTATAAATCCTTTGGCGAATCCTTTCAAAGGGATAAGTTTTCACCAAAAGCAAAAGAGAATCTCAATTCGCTTCTCAAACAAATGACCCAAGACTTGGAAGAATTATTCAAACGTCATACGGGCTTTGCATTAAAAACGTTTTCCGAACCGTTCTTGTCCGCAAGAGTTCTAAAAAATCGAAAGTTTATCGACGAATTTTTGAACGAAGAGGATTTCAGAGAGAATTTTCTCTACGACGGCTACCAAGAATCGGAAGAAAAGCAAAAACCGACCACCAAAGAACTCGATTTTTCTTCTCTAATTCGATTTTCTAAATTCAAAAATTTTAAAATACTTTCCGGTAAGGAGCCGATCATTGCGATTCTTCCGCTCAAAGGAAACATTCATCACGATACTTTGGGCAAAGGGGAAGGTAAAACGGAAGGAATTTCGTATCACGCGGTCAAAGAAGCACTCAAGGAGCTGAAAGAAGAAATTTCGATCAAGGCCGTGATTTTGGAAGTGGATTCACCCGGAGGTTCCGCGTTCGTATCCGAATTGCTCTATCAGGAAATTCTAAAGTTAGGAAAAAAGAAACCGATCTATGCCTATGTGCAAAACGTTTCCGCAAGCGGAGGATATTATCTTTCCTGCGCCGCTTCTAAAATCTATTCTTCTCCTTACAGCATCGTGGGAAGCATTGGAAGTATCTCCATGAGAATGGATTTGAAAAATCTGTATTCTAAGTTAGGCGTCACCAAAGACAGGGTGGGATTTTATAAATACAGAGATATTCTTTCAGAATATGGCCCCATTCATCCCGAATCCAAAAAATTGATGGAACGTGAAATCAAAGAATCGGAAGGACTCTTTTACAAACGGGTTGCGGATGCGCGCAAGATCGAAATTTCCACTCTCGATCAAAAATACGGACAAGGAAAAGTTTTTACCGCCAGTCAATTTTTAAAAGAAAAGATGATCGATTCCATCACCGATCTTTTGGGAATCGTGGAGGATATTAAAAAGGAGCTCAAAGCGGAAAAAGTTCAACTCCGATATCTGCCCACCCTGTTTACGTTTCAGAGTTTTTTAAGATCTCTCAAACCTGGATTCTTAGCGAATTTTATGTTTTCCGGAAAAAATCTGATTTCATCGGAAGAATGGAATTCGATTTCGATAAAACCGAACGATTCTCTCAAAAAGAAATTTCTTTTTTCGGATGCAGAATCCTTATTCAATTCCAATTTTTGGAAACAAGGTTAG